In one Drosophila albomicans strain 15112-1751.03 chromosome X, ASM965048v2, whole genome shotgun sequence genomic region, the following are encoded:
- the LOC117566886 gene encoding vacuolar protein sorting-associated protein 4, with translation MAAGTTLQKAIDLVTKATEEDRNKNYAEALRLYEHGVEYFLHTIKYEAQGEKAKDSIRAKCLQYLDRAEKLKEYLKKGKKKPLKEGGSDSSSSKDDKDKKSDSDDEDGDDPEKKKLQSKIADAIVIEKPKVQWSDVAGLDAAKEALKEAVILPIKFPQLFTGKRIPWKGILLFGPPGTGKSYLAKAVATEANRSTFFSVSSSDLMSKWLGESEKLVKNLFELARQHKPSIIFIDEIDSMCSARSDNENDSVRRIKTEFLVQMQGVGNDTDGILVLGATNIPWVLDSAIRRRFEKRIYIPLPEAHARLVMFKIHLGNTTHVLTEQDLKELAGKTEGYSGADISIVVRDALMEPVRKVQTATHFKHVSGPSPTNKDLIVDDLLVPCSPGDAGAVEMNWMDVPSDKLFEPPVTMRDMLKSLSRTKPTVNEDDLTKLRKFTEDFGQEG, from the exons ATGGCAGCCGGCACCACACTGCAGAAGGCCATCGATCTGGTGACAAAGGCCACCGAGGAGGATCGCAACAAGAACTATGCGGAGGCATTGCGTCTTTACGAGCACGGCGTCGAGTATTTCCTCCACACCATCAAAT ATGAGGCACAGGGCGAGAAGGCCAAGGATTCGATACGCGCCAAATGCCTACAGTATTTGGATCGGGCCGAGAAGCTGAAGGAGTATCTGAAGAAGGGCAAGAAGAAACCACTGAAGGAGggcggcagcgacagcagcagctccaagGATGACAAGGACAAAAAGAGCGACAGTGACGATGAAGACGGCGATGATccagagaaaaagaaattgcaaagcaaaatCGCCGATGCCATTGTGATTGAGAAACCGAAAGTGCAATGGTCCGATGTCGCTGGTCTCGATGCCGCCAAAGAGGCCCTCAAGGAGGCTGTCATCTTGCCGATCAAGTTTCCCCAGCTGTTTACGGGCAAACGCATCCCCTGGAAGGGCATTCTGTTGTTTGGTCCACCCGGTACGGGTAAATCGTATTTGGCCAAAGCTGTGGCAACCGAGGCGAATCGTTCCACATTCTTTTCGGTATCCAGTTCGGATCTGATGTCCAAATGGCTGGGTGAATCCGAGAAACTGGTGAAGAATCTCTTTGAGCTGGCCCGTCAGCACAAGCCATCGATTATATTCATCGATGAAATCGATTCGATGTGCTCGGCCCGTTCGGATAACGAGAACGACAGTGTGCGTCGCATCAAAACGGAGTTTCTGGTGCAGATGCAGGGCGTGGGCAACGATACCGATGGCATTCTTGTGCTGGGCGCCACCAATATCCCATGGGTGTTGGACTCTGCGATTCGCAGGCGTTTCGAGAAGCGTATCTACATTCCGCTGCCGGAGGCGCATGCGCGTCTCGTTATGTTCAAGATACATTTGGGCAATACGACACACGTGCTGACCGAGCAGGATCTCAAGGAGTTGGCTGGCAAGACCGAAGG CTACTCTGGCGCTGATATATCGATTGTGGTGCGGGATGCGTTGATGGAGCCAGTGCGCAAAGTGCAGACAGCCACGCATTTCAAGCACGTCTCGGGACCGAGTCCAACCAACAAGGATCTGATTGTCGATGATCTTTTGGTGCCTTGCTCGCCGGGCGATGCCGGCGCCGTTGAAATGAACTGGATGGATGTGCCCAGCGACAAGCTCTTCGAACCGCCCGTCACCATG CGCGACATGCTGAAGTCATTGTCACGCACGAAACCCACGGTCAA